One genomic window of Halorubrum hochsteinianum includes the following:
- a CDS encoding AbrB/MazE/SpoVT family DNA-binding domain-containing protein has protein sequence MTKVDSKGRIVLPQEVRERLDITPGTEVEVREEDGKAVVKPEDDPDAILERMERLVAEAASNGEETTPLPEGADPIARKHREVVRRGAEKHRDE, from the coding sequence ATGACCAAAGTGGACTCGAAGGGCCGAATCGTTCTCCCACAGGAGGTTCGGGAGCGTCTCGACATCACTCCGGGTACGGAGGTGGAGGTCCGCGAAGAGGACGGAAAGGCGGTCGTGAAGCCCGAAGACGATCCCGACGCGATTCTGGAACGGATGGAACGGCTCGTCGCGGAGGCGGCTTCGAACGGGGAGGAGACGACGCCGCTTCCCGAAGGGGCCGATCCGATCGCCCGAAAGCACAGAGAGGTGGTTCGGCGAGGGGCGGAGAAGCACCGCGATGAGTGA